CTGTTTAGAATACACTTGCTGAATAATCCGCTTTTCTATGAATCCGTGTCGGGCGAGTTGATGATAGAAATGTTGCGTCAACTCGTGGTTTTGTGGAGATGAGCTCCGTCCAAAATGATCAAATGAAAGGCCGAATCGCTTGAGAATGGAGGCTTGAACGTCGTGCATTTTATTGCAGTAGTCCCGAACAGAAACGCCTTCCTCTAAGGCAGATAATTCAGCCGGTGTGCCGTGCTCGTCTGTCGCACAAAGAAATAAGACATTGCATCCTTCGCGGCGTAGAAACCGAGCATAGACATCCGCTGGTAAAAGGGAACCTGCTAAGTTGCCCAAGTGCTTGACCCCATTGATGTATGGCAGTGCGCTCGTGATAAGGTGTTTCGTCATGCCAGTAATCATCTCCCCGTCGTGATCGATGCAGATACACAAAAAAACGCCATGGGCAAATACCCATGGCGCGCGCCTCGATATGACCTGTAAAAACAGGACTATTCGCGGTGTTCTAGCCGTGGGCACGACAGGCGCATGCTCATTGAACGCATCATCCATTGCATGTTAGCCATCTGTACCCACGTCCTTTCGTCACAAAATCACATCTTGCAGAGAAGTGTATAGGAGTTGGCAAACAGATTCAACTACTTATTTTGCTTCTGAGTTGATCTTGATTCGTCTGTCCAAAACGTATCGAGCTTGCTCTTCAATTTTTTCAATTTGGCTTTGAATGCCTCCATTTTGGGGGAAGATCTCGAGCGCCTGTTGATATAAGTCACAGGCCTGTGCTAAATCCCCCATTCCAATGGAAACGTTGGCGAGGCCAACTTTGTATTTCCACGTGGGAATCTCCTTGTCGAAATTTACAAGACCACTATAGGACGGAGAAACCTCTTTCGCGACAGTAAAACCATCTCGAGCCCGCCGTAGCAAAGTCAATGCATACGAACTCTGCGCTCGAGCGAGTTCGAACCATGCGTTCGGATACTCCGGGTTTGCCTGAACACTCCGAATAGCCACAGCTACGGCCTCCTGTGCAAGCCCTAAGTTCAGAAGTGCACGGACGAGATGCACTCTCACCTCAGGCAATCTCGCGTAGTCCGGGCATGTCGGTGCCAATTCCTCGCAGCGAGAGAGCATCTGGACTGATTCCTCCAATCGGCCACTGAAATACAATTCCCGGCCTAGGAAGCCCAGAGAAGGGACATCGTCGGGCTCTTCCGCCAACTGCATCCGCAACAGTCGAGTATTCCTCTCAAGCTTCTGTTTGGCTGTCATGATCTCCGGCAAGTAACCGTTGTGAGATAGCCGAATTCGAACAACAGGGTGATCGTATAGGGAAGTAAAGACTCCGTTCACGTCACGTCCGATTTGTTCGTGAATTCGACCCTTAAACCGGAACTGATATTTCATTTGAAAGAACCGCGACATAGTTAGGCAGTGTGAAATGTCCAATTTGGTCCATGATGACAACTCTGCCGATCACCGGCTGATCCAAGAGCGAGAGGAGACCGGCTGCCCTGTGAACAGATGCAACATCATCAGGATGTAACCGCTCATCAGCATCAACACACAGGACCCAGTTCGACGTAACCTTAGATAACGCAAAATTCCTCGCTTCACTAAAGTCATCGCACCAATCAAAGGAATATACTTTTGCTCCTGATTGCTTTGCGATGCATGCTGTATTGTCGACGCTTCCCGTGTCCACAACAACGATTTCATCCACCGCATGTCGTAAAGCCATCAGGATTTCTTTCAGACACTGCTCTTCATCTCTCACAATCAACGCTGCACTAACAGAAACAGTTGGAACAGCTAATAAACGTGTCATTTCAGGGGAAATTGGTTGCGTACCCCCGCTGGCAAGCCTGTCCATGCGCTCCTCGATCCACACACTCTCCGGATCAAGCAACCATGCTCTGTCATAACCCGAACTAAGCCCCTTTAATGGAGAATCTGCTACTGCGTTTCCCTATGTAAAAGTCCCCTCCAAAACGCGAGGGGGCGTACATGCACAATCAGATAATAAACGGTCTGGGCCAAATTCCGTAGACACCACCGTAGGGAATGAATAATCCTGGAGCCGGCAAAAACTGCGTTTGAACGATATCACTCGTGTCGGTTGGCCCGTAAATCCCCATGTCTAGATCGGTATCAACCATAGGCCTTCCGTCCGCCAAGCGGGTATGATGAACTAAAATGAATCCATCACGCATAGCACGATGAACAATTCCCTGGTGGACCCCATAAACAGAGTGACAGTGGATCCACTGACCAACAAACTTATGAACAGTCTCCTTCGTGTATCTCATTAACACCAACCTCCGTGTAATTGGATGCCATAGGATACGTGGGTTTGTGTCCATGTTCTTGTGCGAATGCCTAAATCCGCTTATTGTCAGAGTCAAATGACACGGCTAACATTCGGTTGATTTGTAAAAAAACAAGAAAAGCCCGCTAGGCGGGCACTATCTCGACGATATCTAAAATGTGTAATGAGTAGGTATATCGAGACCTACTTAAGAATCGTGATCGTCTGGTGCTTTTGTGAAACAAGCAAGTCGTAGCCGTTATCCGTAAAAAACTCGTATCCAAAAAGGGGCGTTCCAGAGTAGTTGTCGTCAACGATACAAGGAACATCATTGAATACGACGTCACCTATACTGACCGTGAATTTGCTCAAATAAGCATTGTCCATCCCGCCGACTCCTTGTACTTGAATGTCACCTAAGTTCGGCAACTTCAGCGACTCTGCCAGCTGTTTTGTCAGTACCGGTTCGTAAGCACCGGTGTCCAATTGAAATAAAACAGCCTGTCCACCTGCTTGTGCATTGAACAAAACCGCATTGTCGTAGATGGAAATGGGCACTTGAGTAATGACGTGGTCATCTGATGGTATTGCCGCCGTAGTGGAACTTGTCGCTGAGAACGTCGGGTGAACCGTTGCAGTTTGCGGTTTGCCGCTTGGATCCTTCCACGACACACTAAGCGTGACCGTCTCCTCCGCTGTGTCGTTTAGTGAATCTAACCATGTTCCGTCGTAGGCTGATTGAACGGTGACAGAGTGCTGGGTTTGATATCCAGACAGAAAACTCTGGCCTGATACGCGGATTTGCATGGTCTGATTAGGCACGGGTTGGTCGCCGTCCAGCAGAATGATTTGAAATGGGTCCGGGCTACCGACATGACCGTCCTGTTCATCAATTAAAATATGATAGTGATGCGAGACAGGCAGTGAAGTGAAGTTGAAGGCACCGGAATGTAATTTTGTCGCCTTCACTTTTGGAGCAGCGCTCTGCCACGGTAAATAGGTGTTGCCCTGATAAACAACTCCTTGAACCGTACCTCCGGTCACGGCAAACTTTCCATCCCCAAGATACGCATATGGGGTTTTGAATTCCTGGAGAACCTTCCACTGAAGGTAAACTTCGTTACCCACTGTAATGGCGGGAAACGAATGTCCATTTACTTGTGCAGGCACGAGGCCGGATGAACGCGGCAGGGTCCCAGCGTATGCTTGACCAACAAGGCATGGAAATGTCATAGCGAAAAGAGACAAGACCACAGTGGTACCCATTTTACGTAAAGACTTCACATTTCGTGCCTACTTTCCCAAGTTGAAGATTTTTGTCCGTAAAACGATTCGGCCTCACTGCACGCCTATCCTGCATTCGCAATTGTATTTCCTGTTAAAAATGTTTGAACACATTCGGACTCGCGGTAAGTTCCTAGGCCCCCAAAAACCGCTTGACATTTATGTGCCAGCTGCAGTACTTTATTCAATAAATTCAGAACGACAAAGGCATTGATGGAGAGAGTACGAGTTTGATTCAGTCAAGAGAGTCGGTGGACGGTGCAAACCGACCTGAGTCAACCAGCGGAAGTTCACTCCGGAGCCGCCAGGCGAACACCTTACGTGGTCATTAACCTAGGCCGGATACAAACAGCGTGTATCCGTTATGACAATGAAGTGGAGGCAATTTCCTCTATTTAGGGTGGTACCGCGAGTTGACATCTCGTCCCTTTTGGGGCGTTTTTTTTTTTATTTTCACAGGTTCATAGTCAAATGGCTTAGATGGAGAGAGTACGTTCATGAGTTCGTACAGAGAGTCGGCGGAGGGTGCGAGCCGATCCAACTTGTGAACCGAAGTTCACTCCGGAGCTGTTCGGTTAAAAACTGCTTCAGTCAGTTGAGTAACCGTAACCGGGAACGTCGCCGTATCCCGTTATCCGAATGAAGTGAAAGACATATCTCTGTCTTTAGTTAGGGTGGTACCGCGAGAACCTCGTCCCTATGGGCTACGAGGTTCTTTTTTTATACCTGGACAACTCACCTCAGTCAAAGGATGGTGTCTGCCAAATGGACGAATTGTCTAGAGAGCTTGATGAATATCGTGAACAGATTGACCAACTGGACACAGATTTAGTGGCGTGCCTCTTTCGCCGCTTCCAAGTAGCAAACAAAATTGCCGAGGTAAAGCACAAGGTCGATGCTCCAGTGAATCAGCCGCATCGAGCAACCGTTGTCGAGCGACATTATATTGAGTTAGGCGAACAGTTTGGAATAAGCGCTGACTTTCTTCAAGATCTGTACCGATTAATTCATGCTGAATCGTGTCGAGTACAGGAGAGACCAACTTTCCAGTCGCACAGAGAGCGCTGAGATATTTCTATAAACAAATCAAGGGTGTCCCGAAAAGGCTAAACGATTGCCTTTTCGGGACACCCCCCAGATCACAGTACACAAGCAGCTTTTTCTTGTTACTTTGCGAATACCAGATTACCAATTTGACGGATGGTCGGTTGTGACCATACCCAACTGCCTGCCGGTGTCTTCGCGGGATTGTAGAAGACCATTGCGCCCGGTATAACATCCTGGTGATTCTGGAGAACATCGAGTGCAGCTTGATCGCTTAAAGCCGTTGGCGTGTGATAAATGAAACCATTCGCTACGCTCGTGAACTGATAATGTCCGTTACTGATTTGAAAGACGACGTCTTTAACGGTGTGTCCATATCCGCCCGCTTGCATACGGTGAAGGATGACGTCACCAACAGCGATCTGTGCTTCTAGAGGCTCCGCGTTCGCTTCAGCACTAATGACATGTTCCAACCAATACAGATCCTGCTGATTGACGGTGGATACACGTGCGGAGTGGGCTGGGTTTTGTGCCGTGACCTTTACTGGCGCTGCCTTTGCAGACGTATGCGCCACAGGTTTCGAGAAGGGCGCCGCCTTGGTCGGAATGACCACTTGGGTACCAACCAACAAGTTCACCGGGTTGAGTGATGGATTAGCCGCCCTTAAGCTCGATGGACTTACATTAAACTGTTTGGCAATCGTCCAAAGCGTGTCGTTCTGTTGGACTGTGTACGTGTTTCCTTCATTGGGCAATTGCAACACAGTTCCAACCAACATGTTGTACGGGTTGATCGATGGGTTTGCACGTTCCAAAGACTCAAGCGGGATGTTGCGGGCATGTGCAATTTTCCAAAGCGTGTCCCCCGGGTGGACTGTAAGCGTACCTGTACCTGCGAAAACAGTAGTGAGACCCAGACCCATGACAGCGGTAGCCGTCACTGCACCAATACCAAACTTAGAAAACCCCAAAAAACTCAATCCTCTCGTTTATACGCCTTCGAGGTTAGTTGTCGGATTCGGATGACGAGACACCCGTCGCACAGTGCGATTCACCCCAGGTCCGCAGACCAAAAATCCCCCGTACATCACATCACTGTGTGATGATTCGGCTTAGTATTGTCAGGACCGAGTATACCAACGGACTCTACTAAGGGAAATGATAAATTATTACCATGCGTGTTTTGCGCTCGATTGGCAAACTGTCTAAGCGCAAGGGATATTTACCTAGGTGTTGCTGGTTAAAGGGGGTGTGATAGTTATTGGGATTCTTCGTGCGGAGCTTTATTCCGGGAAGAGCCGAACGTGATCGATAGACTGCAACAAGCACCCTTGTCCATACGTGAGCCCAATGACATCTAGGCAAATAGCACGGTCATCCACGTCAAATGGACACCGGTGGACATACAATCGTGCCTGCTCGGTCAACCGCGCAACCTTCAATGAAGTAACCGCTTCCAGTGCACTACCGAAACGCGTCCCTCGTCTTGACTTCACCTCGACGAACACCACTTCCCTAGGTGTGCAGGCTACGATGTCGATCTCGCCATATCGCGTGCGCACGTTCCTTTCGATCACGTTCCAGCCAAGGCACCGCGTCAAGTAGACACACGCCGTCTCCTCCCCTAAAATTCCGAGACTAGCGGGAGCGACGATTTCCATATTGATAGACATACGCTAACACCTCGGCTACGGCTTGATACAGCTCTGCGGGAATGACACTATCAATCTCGAGTGAAATGAGCGCGTCAACGAGTTCTTTGTTTTCCATCACAGGGACTTCGTGGCTTGAGGCGGTTCGGATAATTGCATCCGCAACTTCTCCGGCACCCTTGGCGACGATGCGCGGAGCCTCTTCCCGCTGTTTTTCGTAGCGCAATGCAACTGCTCTGCGAGTTGTCACTCTTTTCCCTCCATCTCATCTGTTGTCGGCTGACCAGCGGTCCAGCCAATCAGTTCCCATCCTGCCGCTTTGAGAGGTGCTGTCACAACAGACTCTCCTCGTTCCAAGTGTGTGAGGAGCTTTCGGTCGTCAGTGACGAAATGAACAAGCAACTGCGGGCGAGAAGCTGTCACGATGCAAGTCAAGGGACGTCCCGACACTTCCAGGTCAAATCGCACCCTGTGAATGAGTTTGCCGCCCGTCCCCACCCTTGTTTGCCGCTGCGCCGTCCACTTGACAGCGGTTTGAGGCGACTCGTTACCCGTCGGCGGAGCTGCTGACGTGAAAAAGAGTCCAGCCCCTTGGCGTTCATAGGGATTATCCAAAACGCTCGATACGAGTCGATCCTGAACCACCCAATTCTCTAACCGCTGTGCATCAGACTTGTCGTGCGCTAGGGCAATGGTGTCTTGGTTCATCGACGAGAATGGTAATACTGGCGGATCGGGTTTAAAGTTCATTTGTATTTGACCCGATGTCCTGTGCGCCTGTGCGCTGGAAGCCGTAAGAATCGTCCACAGTTGTCGCACCGCAAGTTCAGCTTGATTCATTTGAGGGTGCGTCATTTCACTCGATCCGGCCGCAGCCTGATTGGTAGTTGCAGCCCCAGGTGAAGCTTGACTTCCCGAGTTGCGTACCTGTTGGCCATCAACGGCCCTTGCCGCATTACCCGGCATTCGATTTTCTGGCGCATTTTGAAATTGCTGTTGATTGGAGGCGTGCTCAGTTTGACTTTGCGACTCCAGAGATTGTACAAGTGTCCGGTCAACATTCCCCGCAACTTGAGCCTGTCCCGTTGATGCCGTTTGATGGGTGGCATTTGAAGGCATGACATGCTCCCGGACACTTATAGGGCCGGTAGCTGAGTCACGCCCATGCTGAGCAACTACCTTGGAGACGTCATTCACACTGTCTGCATTGCGCGTACCGTACGGGTTCCCTTGCGAAGGACCCTTCGATGCCTCGCTCGCCCCGGACTCCACTGAAGGACTGGGATTCGCAGCTTCACTGCTTTTAAAGATGTCGTCCTTGGTCAGCTCTTGGAGAACAAGCAACTTCCAAGCCCATTCGGCTTTGAGCAATTGCGGATTCTGTAAGATCTGAATAGGAACGTGTTGCTCCAGCGCAAACAGTTGTTCGGCCGTCATATGAACCGTCTTGGCCGTCTGGTCAACGCGTCCCGAAGTAGACGAAGTAGCGGGCTCACTTTGGTGCCCTTCTCCCACACCACGGCCAACAGGCGACGTTCGGCTTAATTGTGACAAACGATCCGTCACTGACGAGATATGCGGAATCTGCCCACTATCCATTCAGTACCAGCCTCACCTGTCGCGTTTGAGTTTCTCGAACGGGCGCGAAGCTCATG
This is a stretch of genomic DNA from Alicyclobacillus dauci. It encodes these proteins:
- a CDS encoding tetratricopeptide repeat protein, whose protein sequence is MKYQFRFKGRIHEQIGRDVNGVFTSLYDHPVVRIRLSHNGYLPEIMTAKQKLERNTRLLRMQLAEEPDDVPSLGFLGRELYFSGRLEESVQMLSRCEELAPTCPDYARLPEVRVHLVRALLNLGLAQEAVAVAIRSVQANPEYPNAWFELARAQSSYALTLLRRARDGFTVAKEVSPSYSGLVNFDKEIPTWKYKVGLANVSIGMGDLAQACDLYQQALEIFPQNGGIQSQIEKIEEQARYVLDRRIKINSEAK
- a CDS encoding glycosyltransferase family 2 protein, with translation MLDPESVWIEERMDRLASGGTQPISPEMTRLLAVPTVSVSAALIVRDEEQCLKEILMALRHAVDEIVVVDTGSVDNTACIAKQSGAKVYSFDWCDDFSEARNFALSKVTSNWVLCVDADERLHPDDVASVHRAAGLLSLLDQPVIGRVVIMDQIGHFTLPNYVAVLSNEISVPV
- a CDS encoding retropepsin-like aspartic protease, coding for MTFPCLVGQAYAGTLPRSSGLVPAQVNGHSFPAITVGNEVYLQWKVLQEFKTPYAYLGDGKFAVTGGTVQGVVYQGNTYLPWQSAAPKVKATKLHSGAFNFTSLPVSHHYHILIDEQDGHVGSPDPFQIILLDGDQPVPNQTMQIRVSGQSFLSGYQTQHSVTVQSAYDGTWLDSLNDTAEETVTLSVSWKDPSGKPQTATVHPTFSATSSTTAAIPSDDHVITQVPISIYDNAVLFNAQAGGQAVLFQLDTGAYEPVLTKQLAESLKLPNLGDIQVQGVGGMDNAYLSKFTVSIGDVVFNDVPCIVDDNYSGTPLFGYEFFTDNGYDLLVSQKHQTITILK
- a CDS encoding chorismate mutase; this encodes MDELSRELDEYREQIDQLDTDLVACLFRRFQVANKIAEVKHKVDAPVNQPHRATVVERHYIELGEQFGISADFLQDLYRLIHAESCRVQERPTFQSHRER
- a CDS encoding LysM peptidoglycan-binding domain-containing protein; translation: MGFSKFGIGAVTATAVMGLGLTTVFAGTGTLTVHPGDTLWKIAHARNIPLESLERANPSINPYNMLVGTVLQLPNEGNTYTVQQNDTLWTIAKQFNVSPSSLRAANPSLNPVNLLVGTQVVIPTKAAPFSKPVAHTSAKAAPVKVTAQNPAHSARVSTVNQQDLYWLEHVISAEANAEPLEAQIAVGDVILHRMQAGGYGHTVKDVVFQISNGHYQFTSVANGFIYHTPTALSDQAALDVLQNHQDVIPGAMVFYNPAKTPAGSWVWSQPTIRQIGNLVFAK
- a CDS encoding YraN family protein; this translates as MSINMEIVAPASLGILGEETACVYLTRCLGWNVIERNVRTRYGEIDIVACTPREVVFVEVKSRRGTRFGSALEAVTSLKVARLTEQARLYVHRCPFDVDDRAICLDVIGLTYGQGCLLQSIDHVRLFPE
- a CDS encoding EscU/YscU/HrcU family type III secretion system export apparatus switch protein, which encodes MTTRRAVALRYEKQREEAPRIVAKGAGEVADAIIRTASSHEVPVMENKELVDALISLEIDSVIPAELYQAVAEVLAYVYQYGNRRSR